In a genomic window of Gadus macrocephalus chromosome 9, ASM3116895v1:
- the psma4 gene encoding proteasome subunit alpha type-4, with the protein MSRRYDSRTTIFSPEGRLYQVEYAMEAIGHAGTCLGILANDGVLLAAERRNIHKLLDEVFFSEKIYKLNEDIACSVAGITSDANVLTNELRLIAQRYLLQYQEPMPCEQLVTALCDIKQAYTQFGGKRPFGVSLLYMGWDKHYGFQLYQSDPSGNYGGWKATCIGNNSASAVSMLKQDFKEGEMSLASALALAVKVLNKTMDVSKLSAEKVEIATLTRENGKTCIKVLKQKEVEELIKKHDLEEAKVEKAKKEKEQKEKDK; encoded by the exons ATG TCCCGTCGATATGATTCCAGGACGACCATCTTCTCGCCTGAGG ggcgcCTGTACCAGGTGGAGTATGCTATGGAGGCCATTGGCCACGCTGGCACCTGCCTCGGAATCCTAGCCAATGACGGCGTGTTGCTGGCCGCTGAAAGGCGGAACATTCACAAGCTGTTGGACGAAGTGTTCTTCTCAGAAAAGATCTACAAACTCAATGA aGACATAGCGTGCAGCGTGGCTGGAATCACATCAGATGCTAACGTGCTTACCAATGAACTGAGGCTAATAGCCCAGAG GTACCTGCTGCAGTACCAGGAGCCCATGCCCTGTGAGCAGCTGGTCACAGCCCTGTGTGACATCAAACAGGCCTACACCCAGTTTGGAG GCAAGCGTCCGTTTGGCGTGTCTCTGCTGTACATGGGCTGGGACAAGCACTATGGGTTCCAGCTGTACCAGAGCGACCCCAGCGGGAACTACGGCGGCTGGAAGGCCACCTGCATCGGCAACAACAGCGCC TCTGCGGTGTCCATGTTGAAGCAGGACTTCAAAGAGGGCGAGATGTCTCTGGCCTCAGCGCTGGCCCTCGCTGTCAAAGTCCTCAACAAGACCATGGACGTCAGCAAGCTGTCCGCCGAGAAAG TGGAGATCGCGACGCTGACCCGGGAGAACGGCAAGACGTGCATCAAGGTGCTGAagcagaaggaggtggaggagctcatCAAGAAGCACGACTTGGAGGAGGCCAAGGTGGAGAAGgcgaagaaggagaaggagcagaaggagaaagACAAGTAG